One Romboutsia sp. 13368 genomic window carries:
- a CDS encoding response regulator transcription factor: MNASILVIEDDFNIQELIVEFLGSQGYNVDFASDGLEGISKFKQGNYDLIILDIMMPNLDGYSVCKMIRQNSKVPIIFLSALNQEENQVKGFELECDDYITKPFSFNLLIKRVEAVLRRSLKVTNEESLNFEDLKLNLNTYTVEVEGETIELTLKEFNILKTLIEKYPQVITRESLLDSIWGYDYYGDTRIVDAHIKNLRKKIKLQYIKTVKGIGYTLEKSI, encoded by the coding sequence ATGAATGCATCTATACTAGTTATAGAAGATGATTTTAATATACAAGAGCTTATAGTAGAATTTCTAGGGTCTCAAGGATATAATGTTGATTTTGCCAGTGATGGATTAGAGGGAATATCGAAATTTAAACAAGGAAATTATGATTTAATAATATTAGATATAATGATGCCGAACCTAGATGGATATTCAGTTTGTAAAATGATTAGACAAAACTCTAAGGTACCTATAATATTTTTAAGCGCATTAAATCAAGAAGAAAATCAAGTAAAAGGATTTGAATTAGAATGTGATGATTACATAACAAAGCCATTTTCATTTAATCTTTTAATAAAAAGAGTTGAAGCAGTTTTAAGAAGAAGTTTAAAAGTAACAAATGAAGAATCATTAAACTTTGAAGATTTAAAACTTAATTTAAATACATATACAGTTGAAGTTGAAGGAGAAACAATAGAACTTACATTGAAAGAATTTAACATATTAAAGACTTTAATAGAAAAATACCCACAAGTTATAACTAGAGAAAGTTTACTTGATTCAATATGGGGATATGATTATTATGGAGACACAAGAATAGTTGAYGCACATATAAAAAATTTAAGAAAGAAAATAAAATTACAATATATAAAAACTGTAAAAGGAATAGGGTATACACTTGAGAAGAGTATTTAA
- a CDS encoding sensor histidine kinase has translation MRRVFNKFENINIKYKLFXITTGLLVALAMIIYMILYFLLPSYYHKYKIDLLDKSITSLCENSPNYDTAHLKERLYYMSRNQNLSIILKNQNKKXIYGNSEMVLSRYSKYILGKTPHNEYHVXIPINTSDSRTPYTLDIIMPLQPIDEANQVIRRLIPFILIIALIIGAIGAYIYSKVITKPLIQIIESEREAENRRKDFVATISHELKTPITIISGQLEGMIYNIGKYKDRDTYLKKSYESTQELKDLVNEMIEVSKNEILQSDLALTNVNLSKLVERLTKRHQFLIDEKNMNVVLNIEDDIYVKCDETRIEKAINNIIINGIKYSPNNENLIVRLYKKNYKNSKKNSQYRAYLEIENTGVTIDKRYLEEIFNPFFRIEKSRSRKTGGSGLGLYLVNQILKSHGYHHSLKNKENSVVFTIEFKN, from the coding sequence TTGAGAAGAGTATTTAATAAATTTGAAAATATAAATATAAAGTATAAGTTATTTYTWATAACTACAGGACTTTTAGTAGCTCTTGCTATGATAATATATATGATATTGTATTTTTTATTACCAAGTTATTACCATAAGTATAAAATAGATCTTTTAGACAAAAGTATAACTTCATTATGTGAGAATTCTCCTAATTATGATACAGCACATTTAAAAGAAAGATTATATTATATGTCTAGAAATCAAAATTTATCTATTATATTAAAAAATCAAAATAAAAAAAYAATATATGGAAATAGTGAAATGGTGTTATCTAGATATAGCAAGTATATATTAGGAAAAACTCCACATAATGAATATCATGTAWCAATTCCTATAAATACTAGTGATTCTAGAACTCCTTATACCTTAGATATAATAATGCCACTACAGCCTATAGATGAGGCTAATCAGGTAATAAGAAGATTAATTCCATTTATACTAATAATTGCACTTATTATAGGTGCTATAGGTGCATATATTTATTCAAAGGTAATAACTAAACCACTAATACAAATTATAGAAAGTGAAAGAGAAGCTGAAAATCGAAGAAAAGATTTTGTAGCAACAATATCTCATGAATTAAAAACTCCTATAACTATAATTAGTGGTCAACTTGAAGGTATGATATATAATATCGGTAAATATAAAGATAGAGATACATATTTAAAAAAATCATATGAATCAACTCAAGAGTTAAAAGATTTAGTTAATGAAATGATAGAAGTATCAAAAAATGAAATATTACAGTCTGATTTAGCACTAACAAATGTTAATTTAAGTAAGCTTGTAGAAAGACTTACAAAAAGACATCAATTTTTAATAGACGAAAAGAATATGAATGTTGTGCTTAATATAGAAGATGATATTTATGTAAAGTGTGATGAAACAAGAATTGAAAAGGCTATAAATAATATAATTATAAATGGAATAAAGTATTCACCTAATAATGAAAATTTAATAGTAAGATTATATAAGAAGAATTACAAAAACAGCAAGAAAAATAGTCAATACAGAGCATACTTAGAAATAGAAAATACAGGAGTTACTATAGATAAAAGATATTTAGAAGAAATATTTAATCCATTTTTTAGAATAGAAAAGTCTAGATCGAGAAAAACTGGTGGAAGTGGATTAGGTTTATACTTAGTAAATCAAATACTTAAATCACATGGATATCATCATAGTTTAAAGAATAAAGAAAACTCTGTAGTATTCACAATTGAATTTAAAAATTAG
- a CDS encoding permease: MSISKFLIRYKYSLILFLILILLFFFNNEFGIYAFENVKSIILQMLSILPPVMLLLGLMDEWIPREYFMKYMGDSSKILGILLSFAFAFFGAGPMYAGFPFVAVLMKKGVKFSNIIIFLNAWCVTKFSTLLFEVGSLGYKFTLCRLIINIPGVIIMGYLVDYLVNKKPHKI; the protein is encoded by the coding sequence TTGAGTATATCTAAATTTCTAATAAGATATAAGTATTCTTTAATTTTATTCTTAATTCTTATATTGCTCTTCTTTTTTAATAATGAATTTGGAATTTATGCATTTGAAAATGTTAAATCTATAATACTTCAAATGCTCTCTATTTTACCTCCAGTAATGTTATTATTAGGTCTTATGGATGAATGGATTCCTAGAGAATATTTCATGAAATATATGGGTGATAGTTCTAAAATACTTGGTATACTATTATCTTTTGCCTTCGCATTCTTCGGTGCAGGACCTATGTATGCAGGTTTTCCATTTGTTGCTGTTTTAATGAAAAAAGGAGTTAAATTCTCAAATATAATTATATTTTTAAATGCATGGTGYGTAACTAAATTTTCTACACTTTTATTTGAAGTTGGATCACTCGGTTATAAATTTACATTATGCAGATTAATTATAAATATTCCTGGTGTTATAATCATGGGATATTTAGTAGACTATTTAGTAAATAAAAAACCCCATAAAATTTAA
- a CDS encoding permease: MTSYILYGLCIVLLLISFLKDKEKTKKAVVNGFKSWEKIMPQFLAIVIVISIILAILKPEIISKLIGKNSGSLGVILSSIIGSITMMPTFVAFSTSNTLLQNGAGYAQVSALISTLTMVGILTFPLESDYIGKKAAFYRNLLAFLFSFIVAIFMGGVFN, encoded by the coding sequence TTGACTTCATATATTCTTTACGGTTTATGTATAGTTTTACTTTTGATTTCATTCCTTAAAGATAAAGAAAAAACTAAAAAAGCAGTTGTAAATGGATTTAAATCTTGGGAAAAAATAATGCCTCAGTTTTTAGCCATTGTAATAGTTATATCTATCATATTAGCTATATTGAAACCAGAAATTATATCAAAACTTATCGGAAAAAATTCTGGTTCTTTAGGAGTTATATTATCTTCTATAATTGGTTCAATTACTATGATGCCAACTTTTGTTGCCTTTTCAACAAGTAATACATTACTTCAAAATGGAGCTGGATATGCTCAGGTTTCAGCTTTAATATCTACACTTACTATGGTTGGAATATTAACATTTCCTTTAGAATCTGACTATATAGGTAAAAAAGCTGCTTTTTATAGAAACCTTTTAGCCTTTTTATTTTCATTTATTGTCGCTATATTTATGGGAGGTGTATTCAATTGA
- a CDS encoding LL-diaminopimelate aminotransferase: MDFLDNLIADSLGGSSFFTAPKKLYKFEKIKQLTNEVTKKNPNIKLIDMGVGEPDKSADKLICDVLNEESRKLENRYYSDNGIKEFQEAACRYLNNVYGIDNISTSNVMHGIGSKSILSMIPVCFINPGDICIMPSPNYPTLGTYTKILGGEIYNIELSKENNFYLNLKSIPDDILKRAKMIYINYPNNPTGQVATYEFYKDVVDFAKKNNILVVSDLAYGHLTYDDYKPLSILSIDGALDVCIEIHSMSKSFNMTGWRLAFVVGSEKFINLFSVVKSNTDSGQFRAIQKAGVFALDNYHLVDINRERYSRRLDLLTKTLKEIGFDAIKPKAGFYIYVPIPKGVKDGIRFESAEDATLYLLGKALVSTVPWDDCGSYLRFSVTYEADTIEDEFNIMNELKNRLLSLNLEF; the protein is encoded by the coding sequence ATGGATTTTTTGGACAATTTAATTGCTGATTCATTAGGAGGATCTTCTTTCTTTACTGCACCTAAAAAGCTTTATAAATTTGAAAAAATTAAGCAATTAACTAATGAAGTTACTAAAAAAAATCCAAATATTAAACTCATTGACATGGGTGTAGGTGAGCCAGATAAATCTGCTGATAAACTCATATGTGATGTATTAAATGAGGAATCCCGAAAATTAGAAAACAGATATTATTCTGATAATGGAATTAAAGAATTTCAAGAAGCAGCTTGTAGATATTTAAATAACGTATATGGTATAGACAATATTTCTACATCCAACGTAATGCATGGAATAGGCTCTAAGTCTATACTTTCTATGATACCTGTATGCTTTATAAATCCTGGTGATATATGTATAATGCCATCACCTAATTATCCTACATTAGGAACTTATACAAAAATTTTAGGTGGAGAAATATACAATATTGAACTTTCTAAAGAAAACAATTTCTATCTGAATTTAAAAAGCATTCCTGATGATATTTTAAAAAGAGCTAAAATGATTTATATAAATTACCCTAATAATCCTACAGGTCAGGTTGCAACTTATGAATTTTATAAAGATGTTGTAGATTTTGCTAAAAAAAATAATATTTTAGTAGTTTCTGATTTAGCGTATGGACATCTAACTTATGATGATTATAAACCTCTTAGTATTTTATCTATTGACGGAGCTTTAGATGTTTGTATAGAAATTCACTCTATGTCTAAGTCATTTAATATGACTGGTTGGAGATTAGCTTTTGTTGTTGGGTCTGAAAAATTTATAAATCTATTTTCTGTAGTAAAATCTAACACTGACTCTGGACAATTTAGAGCTATCCAAAAAGCAGGTGTATTTGCTCTTGATAATTATCATTTAGTAGATATTAATAGAGAAAGATATTCAAGAAGACTTGATTTACTGACTAAAACATTAAAAGAAATTGGTTTTGATGCTATAAAACCTAAGGCAGGATTTTATATTTATGTACCAATTCCTAAGGGAGTAAAAGATGGAATAAGATTTGAAAGTGCAGAAGATGCTACTTTATACCTGTTAGGAAAAGCTTTGGTATCTACAGTTCCTTGGGATGATTGTGGCTCTTATTTAAGATTTTCTGTAACTTATGAAGCTGATACTATTGAAGATGAATTTAATATAATGAATGAATTAAAAAATAGATTACTTTCATTAAATCTAGAATTTTAA
- a CDS encoding aminotransferase class V-fold PLP-dependent enzyme: MDYRDLYDGIDDKIQLPSGKYITPINFDNGATTPPLKSVTKAIQDNIKNYGPIARGVGFKGEYCTSRFNNARDTILEFFGLGDCNTHTVIYTKSDTESLNILANSLIKDKEDMILTTRMEHHANDLPFRRLGRMTYVDVDELGRINIDDIEKELKKANGKIKIVTVTGASNVTGYITPIHEIAKLAHRYGAIIIVDGAQLVAHKEININGNCEEESIDFLTFSAHKAYAPFGSSAIVGLIKDLYSKEPFEKGGGCVDYV, translated from the coding sequence ATGGATTATAGAGATTTATATGATGGTATAGATGATAAAATACAACTTCCAAGTGGAAAATATATAACACCTATTAACTTTGATAATGGAGCAACTACACCACCCTTAAAAAGTGTTACAAAGGCAATACAAGATAATATAAAAAATTATGGACCAATAGCAAGAGGTGTAGGCTTTAAAGGAGAATATTGTACTTCAAGATTTAATAATGCTAGAGATACAATACTAGAATTTTTTGGATTAGGTGATTGTAATACTCATACTGTAATTTATACAAAGTCAGATACAGAATCATTAAATATATTAGCTAATTCACTAATTAAAGATAAAGAAGATATGATTCTTACAACTAGAATGGAGCACCATGCTAATGATTTACCATTTAGACGATTAGGAAGAATGACTTATGTTGATGTAGATGAGCTAGGTAGAATAAATATAGATGATATAGAAAAAGAACTTAAAAAAGCTAATGGGAAGATAAAAATTGTAACTGTTACAGGAGCATCAAATGTAACTGGATATATTACACCTATACATGAAATAGCAAAACTTGCTCATAGATATGGTGCTATAATAATAGTAGATGGGGCACAGTTAGTTGCACATAAAGAAATTAATATTAATGGAAATTGTGAAGAAGAATCCATAGACTTTTTAACATTCTCAGCACATAAGGCCTATGCACCATTTGGAAGCAGTGCAATAGTTGGTCTTATAAAAGATTTATATTCTAAAGAACCTTTTGAAAAAGGTGGAGGATGCGTAGATTATGTATT
- a CDS encoding DUF1385 domain-containing protein: LSHDHYQGGHYKFAMEVAPVEETFEVKGYENTKVSRVKWPMSVIRLSGKNKEEIINFFGKYDNKLTKIVAYPGMMLQKITTKEPDDQQLEVALTALKAVINEK; this comes from the coding sequence TACTATCTCATGACCACTACCAAGGTGGACACTATAAATTTGCAATGGAAGTTGCACCAGTWGAGGAAACTTTTGAAGTTAAAGGATATGAAAATACTAAAGTTTCTCGTGTTAAGTGGCCAATGTCTGTTATAAGACTTAGTGGAAAAAATAAAGAAGAAATAATAAACTTTTTTGGGAAATATGATAATAAACTTACTAAAATTGTCGCATATCCAGGTATGATGTTGCAAAAAATTACTACAAAAGAGCCAGATGATCAACAATTAGAAGTTGCATTAACTGCACTAAAAGCTGTAATAAATGAAAAATAG
- a CDS encoding DEAD/DEAH box helicase encodes MTTFKELNLNSNLIDGLKKQKITEPTKVQSLTINKILDNKDLIVNAQTGSGKTLSYLLPMFEKIDTTKRETQVLILAPTHELVIQITEQAKLLASNSNLDVTAFSLIGEVNIQKQIKNIKAIKPHIVVGTSGRVLDLIKQKKLKAHTIKTIILDEVDSLLSGNNVSVIKDIVKTTLRDRQLLGFSASLNETALDILNNLMKEPEIIKIDEEPINPNINHMYLHGDRRDKFTLLRKAIAATNPKRAIVFVNDEDSIEVITAKLNYHSYKAVGIYGRMTKEDRKNALNSFKLGKSKILVSSDLSARGLDIVDVTHVFNLDFPPSKNEYVHRCGRTARGNRKGDAISIVTNQNLSTIRDYKRNFNIDIKKKDLKEGKLVDAAFKQTRKPKNFKENKSVNKDIKNKSNKTKKYNK; translated from the coding sequence ATGACTACATTCAAAGAATTAAATTTAAATAGTAATCTAATTGATGGCTTAAAAAAACAAAAAATAACTGAACCTACTAAAGTTCAAAGTCTTACTATAAATAAAATACTTGATAATAAAGATTTAATAGTAAATGCTCAAACAGGTAGTGGTAAAACTTTATCATATTTACTTCCTATGTTTGAAAAGATAGATACTACAAAAAGAGAAACTCAAGTTTTAATACTTGCACCAACTCATGAATTAGTTATTCAAATAACAGAACAAGCTAAACTATTAGCATCTAACTCAAATTTAGATGTTACTGCTTTTTCTCTAATAGGAGAAGTTAATATACAAAAACAAATTAAAAACATTAAAGCTATCAAACCACATATAGTTGTAGGGACTTCTGGTAGAGTTTTAGATTTAATAAAACAAAAGAAATTAAAAGCTCATACTATAAAAACTATAATACTTGATGAAGTGGATAGCTTACTTAGTGGAAATAATGTATCAGTTATAAAAGATATAGTAAAAACTACATTAAGAGATAGACAACTTTTAGGATTCTCTGCTAGTTTAAATGAAACTGCTTTAGATATATTAAATAATTTAATGAAAGAACCTGAAATCATAAAAATAGATGAAGAACCTATAAATCCAAATATAAATCATATGTATTTACATGGAGATAGACGTGATAAGTTTACATTGCTTAGAAAAGCTATAGCAGCTACTAATCCAAAACGTGCAATAGTATTTGTTAACGATGAAGATAGTATTGAAGTTATAACTGCAAAATTAAATTATCATAGCTACAAAGCTGTAGGTATATATGGTAGAATGACAAAAGAAGATAGAAAAAATGCTTTAAATAGCTTCAAATTAGGAAAGTCTAAAATACTAGTTTCTTCAGATTTATCTGCTCGTGGACTTGATATTGTTGATGTTACTCATGTATTTAACTTAGACTTCCCACCAAGTAAAAATGAATATGTTCATAGATGTGGTAGAACTGCTAGAGGAAATAGAAAAGGAGATGCTATATCTATAGTTACTAACCAGAATTTATCTACTATAAGAGATTATAAAAGAAACTTTAATATAGATATAAAGAAAAAAGATTTAAAAGAAGGTAAACTTGTTGATGCTGCGTTTAAGCAAACTAGAAAGCCTAAAAACTTTAAAGAAAATAAATCTGTTAATAAAGACATAAAAAATAAGTCTAACAAAACTAAAAAATATAATAAGTAA
- a CDS encoding L-lactate dehydrogenase encodes MEKNKVVIVGTGMVGMSYAYSMVNQGTCEELVLIDIDKKRAEGEAIDLNHGLSFAPRKMNIYAGDYSDCKDAYLICITAGAIQAEGETRLDLLQKNTKIMKSIIGEIKKSGFDGIILVATNPVDIMTYVCWKLSGYDKSKVIGSGTTLDSARLRYTLGERLDVNPKDINAFVMGEHGDSQFVPWSYALCGVQPIYQIASRKDTNLSFDDLGQIEDEVRNIAYKIIECKRSTYYGIGMALTKITKAILENENTILTVSSYLNGEYGHDDVYIAVPSIVNKDGVREVIHLPLDTEEKEKLDKSIEIMKENICKLDI; translated from the coding sequence ATGGAGAAGAATAAAGTTGTAATAGTAGGTACTGGAATGGTTGGTATGAGTTATGCTTACTCTATGGTAAATCAAGGTACATGTGAAGAACTAGTTTTAATAGATATAGATAAAAAGCGTGCTGAGGGAGAGGCTATAGACTTAAACCATGGTCTTAGTTTCGCACCTAGAAAAATGAACATATATGCAGGGGATTATAGTGATTGTAAAGATGCATATTTAATATGTATAACAGCAGGAGCTATACAAGCAGAAGGTGAAACTAGGTTAGATTTATTGCAAAAAAATACTAAGATAATGAAATCTATTATAGGTGAAATAAAAAAATCAGGATTTGATGGTATAATATTAGTTGCAACAAATCCAGTTGATATAATGACTTATGTTTGTTGGAAGTTATCAGGATATGATAAGTCAAAAGTAATTGGCTCTGGAACTACATTAGATTCAGCGAGACTTAGATATACATTAGGTGAAAGATTAGATGTAAATCCTAAAGATATAAATGCATTTGTCATGGGTGAACATGGAGATTCTCAATTTGTACCATGGAGTTATGCACTTTGTGGAGTTCAACCGATATACCAAATTGCATCAAGAAAAGATACTAATTTAAGTTTTGATGATTTAGGTCAAATAGAAGATGAAGTTAGAAACATAGCTTATAAAATAATTGAATGTAAAAGATCAACATACTATGGAATAGGAATGGCATTAACAAAAATAACTAAGGCTATACTTGAAAATGAAAATACAATACTTACAGTATCATCTTATTTAAACGGTGAGTATGGTCATGATGATGTATATATTGCTGTACCAAGTATAGTTAATAAGGATGGAGTAAGAGAAGTTATACATCTTCCATTAGATACTGAAGAAAAAGAAAAATTAGACAAGTCTATTGAAATAATGAAAGAAAATATATGTAAACTAGATATATAA
- a CDS encoding FAD-dependent oxidoreductase, translated as MFPNIKNIEIDYKYCGVFASTLDNLGFIGEDPKHNNLWYNLGYGANGILFAILGGMMLSKLYHKEVDKDMRLFKVDRFDN; from the coding sequence ATGTTTCCTAATATAAAAAATATCGAAATTGATTATAAATATTGTGGAGTATTTGCATCAACTTTAGACAACTTAGGATTTATAGGAGAAGACCCTAAGCATAACAATTTATGGTATAATCTAGGATATGGTGCAAATGGTATATTATTTGCAATACTTGGAGGAATGATGCTAAGTAAGTTATACCATAAAGAAGTTGATAAAGATATGAGATTATTTAAAGTAGATAGATTTGATAATTAA
- a CDS encoding ZIP family metal transporter, whose translation MNWFLSLNPILQGFLATLFTWFITALGSSIVFFFKDVKKSILNAMLGFGAGVMIAASFWSLLSPAIDLCDDLGYNSWLIPTIGFVLGGLFIVLSDKFLDKFSFNNLKSEDNSRFKSFKKSILLVLAVTLHNIPEGLSVGVAFGGAALGIPGCTIASAILLAVGIGLQNFPEGAAVSLPLRREGFPVFKSFFFGQASGLVEPIAGVLGVFMALTMRSILPILLSFSAGAMIGVVSSELIPEACIENKNLTTIGVIIGFSLMMILDVALG comes from the coding sequence ATGAACTGGTTTTTATCACTTAATCCTATACTACAAGGCTTCTTAGCTACTCTATTTACTTGGTTTATTACTGCATTAGGTTCAAGTATTGTATTTTTCTTTAAAGATGTAAAAAAGAGTATTTTAAATGCAATGCTTGGATTTGGTGCAGGAGTTATGATCGCAGCTAGCTTTTGGTCTTTACTTAGCCCTGCAATAGACCTTTGTGATGATTTAGGATACAACTCTTGGCTTATACCTACTATTGGATTTGTTTTAGGTGGATTATTTATAGTTTTATCTGATAAATTCTTAGATAAATTTTCTTTTAACAATTTGAAAAGTGAAGATAATTCAAGATTTAAATCTTTTAAAAAGAGTATTTTATTAGTTTTAGCTGTAACGCTACACAATATTCCAGAAGGTTTATCTGTTGGAGTAGCTTTTGGTGGTGCTGCACTTGGAATTCCTGGATGTACAATTGCAAGTGCTATACTATTAGCTGTTGGAATAGGACTTCAAAACTTTCCTGAAGGTGCCGCTGTATCTTTACCTTTAAGACGTGAAGGTTTTCCAGTATTTAAAAGTTTCTTCTTTGGCCAAGCATCTGGATTAGTAGAGCCTATAGCAGGAGTTTTAGGCGTATTTATGGCTCTAACTATGAGAAGTATATTACCTATACTTTTATCATTCTCTGCTGGCGCTATGATTGGAGTTGTATCATCTGAACTTATTCCAGAAGCTTGCATTGAAAATAAAAATTTAACTACTATAGGTGTAATAATTGGATTTTCACTAATGATGATTTTAGATGTTGCACTTGGTTAA
- a CDS encoding cation:proton antiporter domain-containing protein, with protein sequence MATYSGKLAEKIKLPALIGMMIVGMLIGPSFFNIVPSYTLDIAPFIKDIALVTVLFIGGLGISLSQIKQIGRPAVLLSIVPATLEGFTIAFLAMKFLGFTFIQGSILGFIIAAVSPAVLIPSMVSLIDRKIGQDKAIPQMLLVGASADDTIAITLFTTFLAIYMQSSNNENISLVSNLISIPITIIISILVGFMVFKLSKGIIEHTENKYIRAIITFAICLAMRIIEKKLHLEIFNSLLAIMVYGFFIRNYIKVYAKSILDSMNNIWKYGKLYLFTFVGMSINPSLVGRYLIIGIIILICSLSVRSIGVIIALSGTNLSKKEKLFCIIAYLPKATVQSAKASIPLQMGVVGGEVMQAIAILSVLITAPIGAIGINLTCEKLLHTENKEIEDNLLY encoded by the coding sequence ATAGCAACATATAGTGGTAAGTTAGCAGAAAAAATTAAGTTACCAGCACTTATAGGTATGATGATAGTTGGAATGCTTATAGGACCCTCATTTTTTAATATAGTTCCAAGTTATACATTAGATATAGCACCGTTTATAAAAGATATAGCTTTAGTTACTGTATTATTTATAGGAGGACTTGGTATAAGTTTATCTCAGATAAAACAAATAGGAAGACCTGCCGTACTTTTAAGTATAGTTCCAGCAACATTAGAAGGATTTACTATAGCTTTTTTAGCTATGAAGTTTTTAGGATTTACATTTATTCAAGGTTCAATACTTGGATTCATAATAGCAGCAGTATCACCTGCTGTACTTATACCATCTATGGTATCTCTTATAGATAGGAAAATCGGTCAAGATAAGGCTATACCACAAATGCTATTAGTTGGAGCAAGTGCGGATGATACTATAGCTATAACATTATTTACAACATTTTTAGCAATATATATGCAAAGTAGTAATAATGAGAATATATCATTAGTTTCAAATCTTATATCAATACCTATAACTATAATAATAAGTATACTTGTTGGATTTATGGTATTTAAGTTAAGTAAGGGTATAATTGAACATACAGAAAATAAATACATAAGAGCTATAATAACTTTTGCTATATGTTTAGCTATGAGGATAATAGAGAAAAAATTACATTTAGAAATATTTAACTCATTACTAGCAATTATGGTTTATGGATTTTTTATAAGAAATTATATAAAAGTTTATGCTAAATCAATATTAGATAGCATGAATAATATATGGAAATATGGTAAGTTATATTTATTTACATTTGTTGGAATGTCAATTAATCCTTCATTAGTAGGTAGATATTTAATAATTGGAATTATAATATTAATATGTTCTTTATCTGTACGCTCTATAGGTGTAATAATTGCACTAAGTGGTACAAATTTAAGTAAAAAAGAAAAGTTATTTTGTATAATAGCATATCTCCCAAAGGCAACTGTTCAATCTGCAAAAGCATCTATACCACTTCAAATGGGAGTCGTAGGTGGTGAGGTAATGCAGGCAATTGCTATATTAAGTGTATTAATAACAGCACCAATAGGAGCAATAGGTATAAATTTAACCTGTGAAAAATTACTTCATACTGAAAATAAAGAAATAGAAGATAATTTATTATATTAA
- a CDS encoding phage holin family protein, with product MKKISLFLVINAISLYIVSNLMDSMYIGSLKSLLILTIIFGILNSTIKPILKFFSFPITFLTLGLFSLVINGFVLKLAFMVVSNVYLYGFFSAIIASILLSIVNSVLYSILD from the coding sequence ATGAAGAAAATATCACTATTTTTAGTTATTAATGCTATATCATTGTATATAGTATCAAACTTAATGGATAGTATGTATATAGGCTCACTTAAATCATTATTAATTCTTACAATTATATTTGGAATACTTAATTCAACTATAAAGCCAATTCTAAAGTTTTTCTCATTTCCAATAACATTTTTAACTTTAGGTTTATTTTCTTTAGTTATTAATGGTTTTGTTTTAAAATTAGCATTTATGGTAGTTTCTAATGTCTATCTTTATGGATTCTTTAGTGCTATAATAGCATCTATTTTATTATCTATAGTAAACTCTGTTTTATACAGCATATTAGATTAA